From Nicotiana tabacum cultivar K326 chromosome 20, ASM71507v2, whole genome shotgun sequence, one genomic window encodes:
- the LOC107800034 gene encoding phosphate transporter PHO1 homolog 1 isoform X2, with amino-acid sequence MVKFSKQFEGQLVPEWKEAFVDYWQLKKDLKKIPILNTDNNATNKNKNKNKNKDSSFTNDLISSIRKLPFFGPQRREHGVIQVHTKLAQTLSKGDLYETEVLEQFADTEAAAEFFALLDLQLNKVNKFFRTKEKEFVERGESLKKQMEILIELKAALKQHHDTGTSSGQTLKEDESISGIISCDEESTKDRTEQEQDIENSIDEVNKNDGQLTDSPRSSELGKSTSIKREDSKSKSLSERVINIQGKSLKIHIPLTNPTRTFSAISYLLRDDMINQSSKKCGTDGRKLHINRTKLKHAEKMIRGAFIELYKGLGFLKTYRNLNMLAFVKILKKFDKVTNKQVLPIYLRVVESSYFNSSDKALKLADDVEKIFIKHFAEDDKKKAMKYLKPAQKKESHAVTFFIGEFKKKESHAVTFFMGLFTGCFLALFVGYVIMAHITGMYKPQSDTIYMETIYPILSMFSLMFLHFFLYGCNIFMWRKTRVNYSFIFELAQTKELKYRDVFLICTASMSAVVGVLVLHLTLVAKGYSYNQTQAIPGLLLLVFIMLLVCPFNIIYKSSRYRFICVIRNIILSPLYKVVMLDFFMADQLCSQVPMLRNLEYVACYYITGSYKTQDYGYCMRTKYYRDLAYAVSFLPYYWRAMQCARRWFDEGHKSHLVNLGKYVSAMLAAGAKVAYEKEKNIGWLCLVVVMSSAATVYQLYWDFVKDWGLLQCHSKNPWLRNELMLRRKIYYYFSMGLNLVLRLAWLQTVLHYNFGSVDYRVTGLFLAALEVIRRGQWNFYRLENEHLNNAGKFRAVKTVPLPFHEVDEQD; translated from the exons atggtgaagttttctaAACAATTTGAAGGGCAATTAGTTCCTGAATGGAAAGAAGCTTTTGTTGATTATTGGCAACTCAAAAAAGACCTCAAGAAAATCCCTATTCTCAATACTGACAATAATGCaactaacaaaaacaaaaacaaaaacaaaaacaaagatagTAGTTTTACCAATGATCTTATTTCCTCTATTAGGAAATTGCCATTTTTTGGACCTCAACGTCGCGAACATGGTGTCATTCAA GTTCATACGAAGCTTGCACAGACGTTAAGTAAGGGCGATTTGTATGAGACTGAAGTGTTGGAGCAATTTGCTGATACTGAGGCTGCTGCTGAGTTTTTTGCACTCTTGGATCTTCAACTTAACAAAGTGAACAAATTTTTTCGGACGAAAGAGAAAGAGTTTGTAGAAAGAGGAGAGTCATTGAAGAAGCAAATGGAGATTCTCATTGAGTTAAAAGCTGCATTAAAACAACATCATGATACAGGAACTTCTTCAGGCCAAACCTTAAAAGAAGATGAGTCAATTTCAGGCATCATTTCTTGTG ATGAAGAGTCCACAAAAGACAGAACAGAGCAAGAACAGGACATAGAGAATTCAATAGATGAAGTTAATAAAAATGATGGACAATTGACAGACTCTCCAAGATCAAGTGAActaggaaaatcaactagtatcAAGAGGGAAGACAGCAAATCAAAAAGCCTATCCGAACGAGTGATCAATATCCAGGGGAAAAGCTTAAAGATTCACATTCCTCTAACGAATCCAACGCGAACATTCTCAGCTATATCTTATTTGCTTAGGGATGATATGATCAATCAATCCTCCAAGAAATGTGGCACAGACGGACGAAAACTGCACATCAATAGAACGAAGCTAAAACACGCGGAGAAGATGATCAGGGGAGCCTTTATTGAGCTATACAAAGGACTAGGATTCCTTAAAACTTATAG GAACTTGAACATGCTAGcttttgtaaaaatcttgaaGAAATTTGACAAA GTTACAAACAAACAAGTTCTTCCTATTTATTTAAGAGTTGTGGAGAGTTCTTACTTCAACAGCTCAGATaag GCTTTGAAGTTGGCTGATGATGTTGAGAAGATTTTTATCAAACACTTTGCTGAAGATGATAAAAAGAAGGCTATGAAATACCTCAAACCTGCTCAGAAAAAAGAGTCCCATGCAGTTACCTTTTTTATTGGTGAGTTCAAGAAAAAAGAGTCTCATGCAGTTACCTTTTTTATGG GTTTATTCACAGGATGTTTCCTAGCGCTTTTCGTCGGATATGTGATCATGGCTCATATAACAGGAATGTATAAACCTCAATCTGATACAATATACATGGAAACTATTTATCCTATTCTCAG CATGTTCAGCTTAATGTTCTTGCACTTCTTTCTGTATGGATGCAACATATTTATGTGGCGAAAAACTCGTGTAAACTATAGCTTCATCTTTGAGCTAGCACAAACTAAGGAACTCAAGTACAGAGATGTGTTCCTCATATGTACTGCATCGATGAGTGCTGTTGTCGGGGTCCTTGTTCTTCATCTCACACTTGTGGCAAAAGGATACTCTTATAATCAAACTCAAGCAATCCCTGGCCTCTTATTATTG GTCTTCATTATGCTGCTGGTGTGTCCATTCAACATCATTTACAAATCTAGCCGTTATCGCTTCATTTGTGTTATAAGGAACATCATATTATCACCTCTGTATAAGGTTGTCATGTTAGACTTCTTTATGGCTGATCAACTTTGTAGCCAG GTTCCAATGCTCAGAAACCTTGAATATGTAGCATGTTACTACATAACTGGAAGCTATAAAACTCAAGATTATGGTTATTGCATGAGGACAAAATATTATAGAGACCTTGCTTATGCAGTTTCTTTCTTACCATACTACTGGAGAGCAATGCAG TGTGCACGAAGATGGTTCGACGAAGGACACAAAAGCCACCTAGTGAATCTTGGAAAATATGTGTCTGCAATGTTAGCTGCAGGAGCAAAAGTTgcatatgaaaaagaaaagaatatagGATGGCTTTGCTTAGTTGTAGTAATGTCAAGTGCTGCAACTGTGTATCAATTATACtgggattttgttaaagattgggGCTTACTTCAGTGTCATTCCAAGAATCCGTGGTTAAGGAATGAATTAATGCTTCGTCGAAAAATTTATTACTATTTCTCCATG GGATTGAACCTTGTACTGAGGCTAGCATGGTTACAAACAGTTCTGCATTATAATTTTGGAAGTGTAGACTACAGAGTAACTGGGCTATTTTTAGCAGCCCTTGAAGTTATTAGGAGAGGGCAATGGAATTTTTACAG GTTGGAGAATGAGCATCTAAATAATGCAGGGAAATTTAGAGCTGTTAAAACAGTGCCACTTCCTTTTCATGAAGTAGATGAACAAGATTGA
- the LOC107800034 gene encoding phosphate transporter PHO1 homolog 1 isoform X1: protein MVKFSKQFEGQLVPEWKEAFVDYWQLKKDLKKIPILNTDNNATNKNKNKNKNKDSSFTNDLISSIRKLPFFGPQRREHGVIQVHTKLAQTLSKGDLYETEVLEQFADTEAAAEFFALLDLQLNKVNKFFRTKEKEFVERGESLKKQMEILIELKAALKQHHDTGTSSGQTLKEDESISGIISCDEESTKDRTEQEQDIENSIDEVNKNDGQLTDSPRSSELGKSTSIKREDSKSKSLSERVINIQGKSLKIHIPLTNPTRTFSAISYLLRDDMINQSSKKCGTDGRKLHINRTKLKHAEKMIRGAFIELYKGLGFLKTYRNLNMLAFVKILKKFDKVTNKQVLPIYLRVVESSYFNSSDKALKLADDVEKIFIKHFAEDDKKKAMKYLKPAQKKESHAVTFFIGLFTGCFLALFVGYVIMAHITGMYKPQSDTIYMETIYPILSMFSLMFLHFFLYGCNIFMWRKTRVNYSFIFELAQTKELKYRDVFLICTASMSAVVGVLVLHLTLVAKGYSYNQTQAIPGLLLLVFIMLLVCPFNIIYKSSRYRFICVIRNIILSPLYKVVMLDFFMADQLCSQVPMLRNLEYVACYYITGSYKTQDYGYCMRTKYYRDLAYAVSFLPYYWRAMQCARRWFDEGHKSHLVNLGKYVSAMLAAGAKVAYEKEKNIGWLCLVVVMSSAATVYQLYWDFVKDWGLLQCHSKNPWLRNELMLRRKIYYYFSMGLNLVLRLAWLQTVLHYNFGSVDYRVTGLFLAALEVIRRGQWNFYRLENEHLNNAGKFRAVKTVPLPFHEVDEQD, encoded by the exons atggtgaagttttctaAACAATTTGAAGGGCAATTAGTTCCTGAATGGAAAGAAGCTTTTGTTGATTATTGGCAACTCAAAAAAGACCTCAAGAAAATCCCTATTCTCAATACTGACAATAATGCaactaacaaaaacaaaaacaaaaacaaaaacaaagatagTAGTTTTACCAATGATCTTATTTCCTCTATTAGGAAATTGCCATTTTTTGGACCTCAACGTCGCGAACATGGTGTCATTCAA GTTCATACGAAGCTTGCACAGACGTTAAGTAAGGGCGATTTGTATGAGACTGAAGTGTTGGAGCAATTTGCTGATACTGAGGCTGCTGCTGAGTTTTTTGCACTCTTGGATCTTCAACTTAACAAAGTGAACAAATTTTTTCGGACGAAAGAGAAAGAGTTTGTAGAAAGAGGAGAGTCATTGAAGAAGCAAATGGAGATTCTCATTGAGTTAAAAGCTGCATTAAAACAACATCATGATACAGGAACTTCTTCAGGCCAAACCTTAAAAGAAGATGAGTCAATTTCAGGCATCATTTCTTGTG ATGAAGAGTCCACAAAAGACAGAACAGAGCAAGAACAGGACATAGAGAATTCAATAGATGAAGTTAATAAAAATGATGGACAATTGACAGACTCTCCAAGATCAAGTGAActaggaaaatcaactagtatcAAGAGGGAAGACAGCAAATCAAAAAGCCTATCCGAACGAGTGATCAATATCCAGGGGAAAAGCTTAAAGATTCACATTCCTCTAACGAATCCAACGCGAACATTCTCAGCTATATCTTATTTGCTTAGGGATGATATGATCAATCAATCCTCCAAGAAATGTGGCACAGACGGACGAAAACTGCACATCAATAGAACGAAGCTAAAACACGCGGAGAAGATGATCAGGGGAGCCTTTATTGAGCTATACAAAGGACTAGGATTCCTTAAAACTTATAG GAACTTGAACATGCTAGcttttgtaaaaatcttgaaGAAATTTGACAAA GTTACAAACAAACAAGTTCTTCCTATTTATTTAAGAGTTGTGGAGAGTTCTTACTTCAACAGCTCAGATaag GCTTTGAAGTTGGCTGATGATGTTGAGAAGATTTTTATCAAACACTTTGCTGAAGATGATAAAAAGAAGGCTATGAAATACCTCAAACCTGCTCAGAAAAAAGAGTCCCATGCAGTTACCTTTTTTATTG GTTTATTCACAGGATGTTTCCTAGCGCTTTTCGTCGGATATGTGATCATGGCTCATATAACAGGAATGTATAAACCTCAATCTGATACAATATACATGGAAACTATTTATCCTATTCTCAG CATGTTCAGCTTAATGTTCTTGCACTTCTTTCTGTATGGATGCAACATATTTATGTGGCGAAAAACTCGTGTAAACTATAGCTTCATCTTTGAGCTAGCACAAACTAAGGAACTCAAGTACAGAGATGTGTTCCTCATATGTACTGCATCGATGAGTGCTGTTGTCGGGGTCCTTGTTCTTCATCTCACACTTGTGGCAAAAGGATACTCTTATAATCAAACTCAAGCAATCCCTGGCCTCTTATTATTG GTCTTCATTATGCTGCTGGTGTGTCCATTCAACATCATTTACAAATCTAGCCGTTATCGCTTCATTTGTGTTATAAGGAACATCATATTATCACCTCTGTATAAGGTTGTCATGTTAGACTTCTTTATGGCTGATCAACTTTGTAGCCAG GTTCCAATGCTCAGAAACCTTGAATATGTAGCATGTTACTACATAACTGGAAGCTATAAAACTCAAGATTATGGTTATTGCATGAGGACAAAATATTATAGAGACCTTGCTTATGCAGTTTCTTTCTTACCATACTACTGGAGAGCAATGCAG TGTGCACGAAGATGGTTCGACGAAGGACACAAAAGCCACCTAGTGAATCTTGGAAAATATGTGTCTGCAATGTTAGCTGCAGGAGCAAAAGTTgcatatgaaaaagaaaagaatatagGATGGCTTTGCTTAGTTGTAGTAATGTCAAGTGCTGCAACTGTGTATCAATTATACtgggattttgttaaagattgggGCTTACTTCAGTGTCATTCCAAGAATCCGTGGTTAAGGAATGAATTAATGCTTCGTCGAAAAATTTATTACTATTTCTCCATG GGATTGAACCTTGTACTGAGGCTAGCATGGTTACAAACAGTTCTGCATTATAATTTTGGAAGTGTAGACTACAGAGTAACTGGGCTATTTTTAGCAGCCCTTGAAGTTATTAGGAGAGGGCAATGGAATTTTTACAG GTTGGAGAATGAGCATCTAAATAATGCAGGGAAATTTAGAGCTGTTAAAACAGTGCCACTTCCTTTTCATGAAGTAGATGAACAAGATTGA